A single Choristoneura fumiferana chromosome 9, NRCan_CFum_1, whole genome shotgun sequence DNA region contains:
- the LOC141430764 gene encoding uncharacterized protein, giving the protein MKIALCFCLFYALAFGDETETEVYTSTNPLGLHQKKTFYSSGQTLDLYSTNKEIRNIFVPPSALDMFDFYTPDPSKHPPVYFNLYENGKNEGIYLLNNRTARKIKDGTDSVADYPFGEFDVDSVLIYMTASDGIYTYNPKSQDIDKFGNITEDFKAIDKVSNQDEIYALGADNKIYNITAKGTVKTKVDGIEYAKDFVLDFQGAIYFLGEDNKPQVLYKGSATPVKVTGLNFEVKKPILARPLWMPEMMSSDDTSEDHAVPFIIDGVAYLLMNNSAVVNPCDAKVGGLTAFSAEYGFVHFYGEKGHIYMHSVLASTPSGVLKRGPSKQRHVVAFNRDVEADYRVFKELRRKHRPDHSSATKLRHGL; this is encoded by the exons ATGAAG ATTGCACTGTGCTTTTGTCTTTTCTATGCCCTCGCGTTTGGCGATGAGACGGAGACAGAAGTATACACTAGCACCAACCCTTTGGGGCTACACCAGAAGAAGACCTTCTATTCTTCAGGGCAAACGTTAGACCTATACTCCACCAACAAAGAAATAAGAAACATTTTTGTGCCACCATCAGCATTAGACATGTTTGATTTCTATACTCCTGATCCCTCTAAACATCCTCCTGTTTACttcaatttatatgaaaatggGAAAAACGaaggtatttatttactaaacaaTAGAACGGCTAGAAAAATCAAAGACGGAACTGACTCTGTAGCTGACTATCCATTCGGTGAATTCGATGTAGACagtgttcttatttatatgacAGCAAGCGATGGAATTTATACATACAACCCAAAGAGTCAAGATATAGATAAATTTGGAAATATAACTGAAGACTTTAAAGCTATAGACAAAGTATCAAATCAAGATGAAATCTACGCGCTTGGTGCAGATAACAAAATTTACAATATAACCGCTAAAGGGACTGTGAAAACTAAGGTGGATGGAATAGAATACGCTAAGGATTTCGTTCTCGATTTTCAAGGCGCTATTTACTTTTTAGGGGAGGATAATAAACCTCAAGTTTTATATAAAGGAAGCGCCACGCCTGTAAAAGTAACtggtttgaattttgaagttaAGAAACCTATTTTGGCTCGTCCGCTATGGATGCCGGAAATGATGTCCTCTGATGATACATCAGAAGACCACGCTGTACCTTTCATAATTGATGGAGTAGCATACTTGCTTATGAATAATAGTGCTGTTGTGAACCCTTGTGATGCTAAAGTAGGAGGTTTGACAGCTTTTAGTGCGGAATATGGCTTTGTACATTTTTACGGAGAGAAGGGTCATATTTACATGCATTCTGTGCTGGCTTCTACCCCATCAGGGGTTTTAAAACGAGGGCCGTCGAAGCAGCGCCATGTAGTGGCGTTTAACAGAGACGTTGAGGCTGACTACAGAGTTTTCAAAGAGTTGAGACGAAAACATCGCCCTGATCATTCCTCAGCAACAAAGTTGAGACACGGGCTGTGA
- the LOC141431430 gene encoding nucleolar protein 9-like — MVLWPYSSDDSGAGIIKQYLQRPAKAVSGLLELSASELLVIFCDAKGSHVADAFCKGQFVGVKARDKMIWKLKGYYQTLALSQHGSRALERIFDAASLEQKVKIMTEMSDKSNLLNSTKFGRLVAAKLDVEGFKASQKKWEEKWKGK; from the exons ATGGTTTTATGGCCCTATAGCTCAGATGATAGCGGCGCTggtataataaaacaatatttgcaGCGTCCAGCCAAAGCGGTGAGCGGCCTGCTGGAGCTGAGCGCCTCGGAGCTGTTGGTGATATTCTGCGACGCGAAGGGCAGCCACGTGGCCGACGCCTTCTGCAAGGGACAGTTCGTGGGCGTCAAGGCGAGGGACAAGATGATATGGAAACTTAAG GGCTACTACCAAACGCTAGCACTCTCTCAGCATGGCTCTCGGGCCCTCGAGCGCATCTTCGACGCGGCATCATTAGAACAGAAGGTTAAGATAATGACAGAGATGAGCGACAAGAGCAATCTCTTGAACAGCACCAAGTTCGGGAGGCTGGTGGCTGCGAAGCTTGATGTCGAGGGGTTCAAGGCGTCGCAGAAGAAGTGGGAGGAGAAGTGGAAGGGGAAATAA
- the LOC141431431 gene encoding uncharacterized protein has translation MLKQEAFAKQMEERGAEVSSEQGIKMKGTKIELQQRPHTEGAKNEPSRKSTSSSVVLARRIQLELEAAEAKAKIEKELIDKRLAAELVALELQSRKSDKSYGTENSGRSKVEAWIDRSQRELGQNGEQWTGHVGDKPVIDRYECPPAPPLQNERPSTDIEMLACALKDAINASTSKIANRETSSRFAESRDMPLYFGDPIEWLQFQAAFKESSMLYNFTDTENIYRLRKCLRGEAKEAVVSMLIGNTKPEVIMQTLKLRFGRPELIINKIVAQIKRLPPLPHAYHNEIVNFATKIKNFAVAALAINQSDYLRSPELITTVISKFPSDLIHRWSDYAYRYQYESSTKTKFEMLTDFLVSEATKASVSGVSHINSQADTSYRRRYEERRGPPIPVLISAEEEKCRFCSLAVHRLPDCSRFKRAMRRDRWRFVRANRLCFKCLILRHDKDKCSASACDVDGCGQNHHKLLHYKIRQDNVNFGASVHSNKSSSIKSVEEEDEPSEVAANTTTLKAKVLLKVVPLTIHGPTGTALVYALLDDGATLSLLSADLANTLGLHGCIQKLRVRGAWDNTELLCNNDKQAWMELHSLVRNSFALEAIGVTTKPRQNKSELRAMAILDETAKLHNGQWEVGLPWKSDDALPDSYPTAYKRLGEIDTMSNISEWHYVPSTMNVADAATKEKPYHLHAESEWYRGPAFLYSVPDRWPAEPETETHINEENLEKVNTVCIANSADLPVPEATRFSSWLRLRGAAASVLKFISKCDTRKKWIQGSDCIIIKKAESLLFRQAQVDSFAKEIVAIRNNKNIERNSKLISLSPFLDECDVLRVGGRIGAAAGISDHVKHPIILDGQHHVTRLIVKYYHVRAAHANRETVVNELKQKFWIVRMRPTVKSVAAQCMTCRIQKAKPQMPRMGDLPAGRMAHHQRPFSHCGLDLFGPMEVTIGRRREKRYGVLFTCLTIRGVHIEIVNSLTTDSLIMALRRMAARRGWPAHLYSDNGTNLKGADAELKRAVQEIDEEALKNFGAINNTDWTFIPPVSPHWGGGAWERLIRNFKTALKVVLKERAPRDETLATLIAEVENMINSRPLTHVSVEPGTDESITPNHFLIGPSSSLPVPGVFDDTEFYLRKQWRIAQRLADMYWKRWVREVLPEMLPRGKWHQARTPLKIGDLVLIVDPDSPRNTWPRGIIISTYPGKDGQVRVVLVKTKSGLLKRSVSRIALIPTTE, from the exons ATGTTGAAGCAAGAAGCTTTTGCCAAACAAATGGAGGAACGTGGTGCAGAGGTGTCATCCGAACAAGGGATAAAGATGAAAGGCACCAAGATAGAACTTCAGCAACGTCCACATACTGAAGGCGCTAAGAACGAACCTTCTCGAAAATCTACTTCGTCATCTGTGGTACTAGCTAGAAGAATTCAACTGGAGCTAGAGGCCGCTGAAGCAAAAGCCAAGATCGAAAAGGAGTTGATCGATAAAAGATTAGCAGCCGAGTTAGTAGCGCTTGAATTGCAGTCTCGTAAAAGTGACAAGTCATATGGTACTGAAAATTCGGGAAGATCGAAAGTGGAAGCTTGGATCGATCGTAGTCAACGTGAGCTGGGTCAAAACGGCGAGCAATGGACAGGCCACGTCGGCGACAAACCGGTTATCGACCGCTACGAGTGTCCACCCGCACCGCCATTGCAGAACGAGCGACCATCTACCGACATAGAAATGTTAGCTTGCGCATTGAAAGATGCTATTAATGCATCTACTTCCAAGATAGCGAATCGAGAAACGAGCTCAAGATTTGCTGAGTCCAGAGATATGCCATTGTATTTTGGTGATCCTATAGAATGGCTGCAATTTCAAGCGGCCTTTAAGGAATCATCGATGCTGTACAATTTTACTGACACTGAAAATATATACCGCCTGCGAAAGTGTTTACGCGGTGAAGCTAAGGAAGCCGTCGTGTCGATGCTTATCGGGAACACCAAACCGGAAGTGATAATGCAAACCCTAAAACTTCGCTTCGGCCGCCCCGAGTTGATTATTAATAAGATTGTGGCTCAAATTAAAAGGCTGCCTCCGCTGCCACACGCTTACcataatgaaattgtaaacttTGCCactaaaataaagaatttcGCCGTGGCCGCTCTGGCAATAAATCAATCGGATTACTTGCGAAGCCCCGAGCTTATAACTACAGTGATATCGAAATTTCCAAGTGATCTTATACATAGATGGTCAGACTACGCTTATCGTTATCAGTATGAGAGTAGTACGAAGACCAAGTTCGAGATGCTGACTGACTTTCTAGTGAGCGAAGCTACAAAAGCATCAGTCTCAGGCGTGTCGCACATCAATAGCCAAGCTGATACAAGCTATAGAAGGCGTTATGAAGAGCGCCGCGGCCCGCCGATCCCGGTTCTCATTAGTGCTGAAGAGGAGAAGTGCCGGTTTTGTAGTTTAGCTGTTCATCGTCTGCCGGATTGCTCACGTTTCAAAAGAGCAATGCGGCGCGACCGCTGGAGATTTGTTCGCGCCAACAGATTATGCTTCAAGTGTCTTATTTTGCGCCATGATAAGGACAAATGCTCGGCTAGTGCTTGTGATGTGGACGGTTGTGGACAAAATCATCACAAACTCTTACATTATAAAATTCGCCAAGACAATGTAAACTTTGGTGCAAGTGTCCATTCAAACAAAAGCAGTTCAATAAAAAGTGTCGAAGAGGAGGATGAACCAAGTGAAGTGGCCGCTAACACCACCACCCTGAAGGCTAAAGTATTACTAAAAGTGGTACCGCTCACTATTCATGGACCTACCGGTACCGCTTTGGTTTACGCTTTACTAGACGACGGCGCCACCTTATCGCTATTATCAGCTGATCTCGCGAACACGCTAGGCCTGCATGGCTGCATTCAAAAGTTACGAGTGCGCGGCGCTTGGGACAATACCGAATTGCTGTGCAATA ATGATAAACAGGCGTGGATGGAATTGCACTCGTTAGTGCGTAATTCTTTCGCCTTAGAAGCTATCGGTGTTACAACGAAACCGCGTCAGAACAAAAGTGAGTTACGAGCGATGGCCATTCTGGACGAAACTGCTAAATTACACAATGGCCAGTGGGAAGTTGGCCTGCCATGGAAAAGTGATGACGCCCTGCCGGACTCTTACCCGACCGCGTACAAGAG ACTCGGAGAGATTGATACAATGAGCAACATTTCCGAGTGGCATTACGTTCCCTCAACGATGAATGTGGCGGATGCGGCGACGAAGGAAAAACCTTATCACTTACACGCTGAGAGTGAATGGTATCGCGGGCCCGCTTTCCTGTACTCCGTTCCTGACCGCTGGCCGGCTGAACCTGAAACAGAAACACATATAAATGAGGAAAATTTAGAAAAGGTAAATACAGTTTGCATTGCTAATTCCGCTGACTTACCGGTGCCAGAAGCAACGAGATTTTCATCGTGGCTGCGTTTACGAGGAGCCGCAgcgtcagtcctgaaatttatcaGCAAGTGTGATACCCGCAAGAAGTGGATACAAGGATCGGAttgcataatcataaaaaaGGCTGAAAGCTTATTGTTCCGGCAAGCTCAAGTGGATTCATTTGCTAAGGAGATAGTTGCTATTAGGAACAATAAAAACATAGAACGCAACAGCAAATTAATATCACTTTCGCCATTTCTCGACGAATGCGATGTCTTGCGCGTTGGCGGGCGTATCGGCGCTGCCGCCGGGATATCAGACCACGTCAAGCATCCGATCATTCTGGATGGCCAGCATCACGTGACGCGGCTCATTGTCAAGTATTATCATGTCAGAGCAGCGCACGCAAACCGAGAGACGGTCGTAAACGAGTTAAAACAGAAGTTTTGGATCGTTCGAATGCGCCCTACGGTTAAAAGTGTAGCGGCGCAATGCATGACCTGCAGAATACAAAAGGCAAAGCCACAGATGCCTCGGATGGGAGATCTGCCAGCTGGACGAATGGCCCACCACCAGCGTCCATTTTCGCACTGTGGCCTTGATTTATTTGGACCAATGGAGGTGACTATTGGAAGGCGCCGCGAAAAGAGATACGGCGTGCTTTTCACTTGCCTTACTATACGCGGCGTTcacatagagatagttaattCACTTACCACGGACTCTCTTATTATGGCTCTTCGAAGAATGGCAGCAAGGCGCGGATGGCCTGCGCACCTTTATTCAGATAATGGAACTAATCTTAAAGGCGCAGATGCAGAATTAAAGCGCGCCGTTCAGGAAATAGATGAAGAGGCCCTGAAGAACTTTGGAGCCATAAACAATACTGATTGGACCTTCATACCACCAGTAAGCCCTcattggggggggggggcgtggGAGCGGCTGATACGCAATTTTAAGACAGCTTTAAAGGTGGTACTGAAAGAGCGAGCGCCCCGTGACGAAACTCTCGCTACTCTGATCGCTGAAGTCGAGAACATGATAAATAGCCGACCCCTAACGCACGTATCAGTAGAGCCAGGCACCGATGAAAGCATCACCCCTAATCATTTTTTAATTGGCCCTTCATCGTCTCTACCTGTACCCGGCGTATTTGATGATACCGAATTTTACTTACGTAAACAGTGGCGCATAGCACAACGACTGGCTGACATGTACTGGAAGAGGTGGGTCCGAGAAGTGCTGCCTGAGATGCTGCCCAGAGGCAAATGGCACCAAGCACGCACCCCGTTGAAGATTGGGGACTTGGTACTAATTGTAGACCCTGACAGCCCCAGAAACACATGGCCACGAGGCATCATTATTTCGACCTATCCCGGCAAAGATGGGCAAGTCAGAGTGGTCCTGGTGAAGACCAAGTCGGGACTACTAAAGCGATCTGTGTCCCGTATAGCACTTATTCCTACAACAGAGTAG